The Providencia rettgeri genome includes a window with the following:
- the gltS_5 gene encoding Glutamate permease has protein sequence MAVFWLVLIIWGLKSFNLAEINFDTSLQTFLMVAFFTTIGIDGSFRILKSGGRLLFIYLFICWFVVIFQDTFGAGLAHLLGVDPVIGIMAGGVSLTGGHGGAAAFGGMAEGLGVQSATVAAIAAATFGLITGSLLGGPIATFLIKKFNVHIKADENVERVQVPETIAGKIESIDAHAFLKMLALVLGIMVIGQFASAQFTKATGFSLPSYVGAMIIAIVIRNINDQVELFRINQKSIDLISEVSLGLFLTMAMMSLKIWELKAVALPLFTILLAQVIILILLVVFVIFRLLGKNYDAAVMCAGLMGHGLGATPNAMANMSSVCERYKQVSMKAFMIVPLSGAVLIDLVGIPYHTWLINMLS, from the coding sequence TTGGCGGTTTTCTGGTTAGTTTTGATTATTTGGGGACTCAAATCATTTAACCTTGCTGAAATCAATTTTGATACCAGTTTACAAACTTTTTTAATGGTCGCTTTCTTTACCACCATTGGTATTGATGGCAGCTTCCGCATCTTAAAAAGCGGTGGCCGGTTACTCTTTATCTACCTGTTTATTTGCTGGTTTGTCGTTATTTTCCAAGACACTTTTGGCGCAGGCCTGGCGCATTTACTCGGTGTTGATCCCGTTATCGGTATCATGGCTGGTGGCGTGTCTCTTACTGGAGGCCATGGCGGTGCGGCTGCCTTCGGTGGCATGGCTGAAGGCCTTGGTGTGCAATCCGCAACGGTTGCAGCCATTGCTGCGGCAACTTTTGGCCTAATTACAGGAAGCTTACTCGGTGGCCCTATTGCAACATTCTTAATTAAGAAATTTAACGTTCACATTAAAGCTGATGAAAACGTTGAGCGAGTTCAGGTTCCTGAAACTATCGCGGGGAAAATTGAATCTATCGATGCGCACGCTTTTTTAAAAATGCTTGCTCTCGTTCTAGGGATTATGGTTATCGGTCAATTCGCTTCAGCGCAATTTACCAAAGCCACTGGGTTTTCATTACCCAGCTATGTCGGGGCGATGATTATTGCAATAGTTATCCGTAATATTAATGACCAAGTCGAATTATTCCGTATTAACCAAAAATCGATTGACCTTATCTCTGAAGTTTCACTTGGTCTATTTTTGACTATGGCTATGATGTCATTGAAAATATGGGAGCTAAAAGCCGTTGCTTTACCATTATTCACCATCCTATTAGCACAAGTTATTATTTTAATTTTGTTAGTTGTCTTTGTCATTTTCCGTTTATTAGGCAAAAACTACGATGCTGCTGTAATGTGTGCTGGCTTAATGGGGCATGGTTTAGGTGCGACGCCAAACGCAATGGCAAATATGTCCTCGGTTTGTGAACGTTACAAACAAGTTTCGATGAAAGCTTTCATGATTGTGCCACTCAGTGGTGCAGTACTCATTGACTTAGTGGGTATCCCTTATCATACATGGTTAATTAATATGCTTAGCTAA
- the hutG_1 gene encoding Formimidoylglutamase, giving the protein MFSAAIAPGVSAPAPKGIFTEVFDELFAIIKSSQKMAVFDIAECNPEFDIDNHTAKLAAYLIYQYLF; this is encoded by the coding sequence GTGTTTTCTGCTGCCATTGCGCCGGGCGTTAGCGCACCAGCACCGAAAGGTATTTTCACTGAAGTTTTTGATGAACTGTTTGCCATTATCAAAAGTAGCCAAAAAATGGCTGTTTTTGATATCGCAGAATGCAACCCTGAATTTGATATTGACAACCATACCGCCAAACTCGCGGCTTATTTGATTTACCAATATTTATTCTAA
- the hutG_2 gene encoding Formimidoylglutamase translates to MFEHYQAGKTIGIINFDAHFDLREAPIATSGTPFLQSAMLCQQHQRPFQYLCLGIADHGNTKVLFDTANSLGCQYIRDKELAYSKLPSSN, encoded by the coding sequence ATGTTTGAACATTATCAAGCAGGTAAAACGATCGGTATTATTAACTTTGATGCGCATTTTGACTTACGCGAAGCCCCTATCGCGACTTCTGGTACCCCATTTTTACAATCTGCCATGTTGTGTCAGCAGCACCAACGCCCTTTTCAATATTTATGTTTAGGCATCGCAGACCACGGCAATACTAAAGTATTGTTCGATACCGCTAATTCATTAGGTTGCCAATATATCCGTGATAAAGAACTTGCTTATTCTAAGCTTCCCTCAAGCAATTGA
- the hutG_3 gene encoding Formimidoylglutamase, whose product MTQPFQWQGRTDGETQEHLRIHQVINKHTPAEFALIGFASDEGVRRNKGRQGAKAGPDAIRYQLAGLPIHQPLAIKDVGTISCDDGNLEAAQRRLSDQLIALLAENQKPIVLGGGHEVAFASFQGLFDYV is encoded by the coding sequence ATGACACAACCTTTCCAATGGCAAGGGCGCACAGATGGTGAAACACAAGAGCATTTGCGCATCCATCAAGTCATTAATAAACACACACCTGCTGAATTTGCATTAATTGGTTTTGCTTCTGATGAGGGCGTTAGGCGCAATAAAGGCCGCCAAGGCGCTAAAGCAGGCCCAGATGCAATTCGCTATCAACTGGCTGGGTTACCTATTCATCAACCGCTTGCAATTAAAGATGTCGGTACAATTAGCTGTGATGATGGCAATCTGGAAGCCGCACAACGTCGTTTATCCGACCAGCTTATCGCACTGCTCGCTGAAAACCAAAAGCCGATTGTACTTGGCGGTGGCCATGAAGTCGCATTTGCAAGCTTCCAAGGCCTGTTTGACTATGTTTGA